GAGCTTACCCTGACCGACGACCTTGTGGAGTATGTGGCCGAAGCCGGGTTCGACCTCACCTACGGCGCGCGCCCGATCAAGCGCCTCATACAGCGGGAGATCGAAAACTCCCTTGCCCAGGAAATCCTCACCCGTCAGATGCCGCCGAAGGTTACGGTGGATTATAAGGAGGGGAAGGTGGTGTTTGAGGGGGAATAAAAGAATTGAACCACGAAAAGCACGAAAAACACGAAATTGAAAAAGAGAAAAAAAATGGTCTTGGATAGGGGGGCCGGTTTTTTTATCGAGATGGAAGCGGAGCAGGTGTTTTCCTTTTTATGTCTTTTAGTGTAACCAGGCGATCTTTGTGTTCGGATTCACGGGCTTTCAGCCGGTCCATTAGTTTCTCAAGGTCGCCGCCGCACTCCTCCAGCATTTTTTCACGAATGAGGTGAATTTCTTCGACAATGGGGTCTTTATTCATTTTCCTTACCTTGTGGGGTTCCTTTCAAAGATCGAATATGCCAATCGAATTTTTCTCCTTGTCCCAGACTGTAACCCAAAATTGTAGAGTATTTGGTGTTTTTATAGGGTTCACCATGACCTGAAGACAATCCATAAGATTGGTCTAGGTCATAGATTCTCAATTCAGTCTTCTCGCCGTTTTGCTTTATGATATGAAGTCCTACCTGCACCTTTCTGATGTTCCAAGTTGAACCATTATATAATGATACTGTGAGCGTGTTAAAGAGATCGAAGTGGGCTACTGCATTGACTTTCTGTTTCTCGTAAAAAGGAAGTTCCTCTTGTTTTGGATATAAATTTAAATTCTTAGTAGAAACTTGTTTTGCATGGTTAAGATAAGTACTAACCGAGAAGACTACAATTCCCAAAAGTATAGGTACAATAACCCATACAATGAGTATTTTCTGTTCAACTTTTTCATAAATACTGAAAGAAAGCACAAATAGGGCACCTATAACAAGAATAGCGAATACTATTCCCCATAACTCTCTTGTTTGTATTAGGATAGCGGCGTCTATCGCCAATCCTGTATACCAGATTGCAATTAATTGTTTGGTATTCATGTTTCGCCCTCCAATTATGGTTCCCAATTATAGATAATTCCTAAAAATCCTAAGTGTTTTTTAAAAAAATTTTGAGAATGTAAATCAATGTAAATGAATTAGCCATATTGTTTCATTAAAGAGTAGCGAAGCGGATGAGGTCCACGCAACCGTTTCGACTTAACTCCCACCAACTGCACGGTACCATAGGGATCTATCTGGGAGTAGTCTGCAGTCCATATTATTCTCAATTCTTAAGCCCTAAAGTTTGAGTTGATAGGTGAGGCTTCTGGAGACAAGCCTTTCAAGCGAAATGTTATGTACAATTTTGCCTAGAGCGTCTTTCTCTTATCGTCAAGTAGTAAGGCAATAGAGCATCGAAAACTTCCGTCACAGAAGTATTGATTTTTTTAACTTTAGATTTAAGACATTTGATAATTCCGGGACACTCCATATCCCATGCCTCACTTATTAATTCAGGAGGGAAGGGATTTTTTCTTGCCTGGATCAAAACATTATAAAAACTTAGATAATCTAGTAATGAATCTTCAGAATTACTTGGTAAATTCGGCATTCTGCCACGATGTAAAAGTAAATGTCTCGGTTCACGATAGGAATTTATAAGTCTTTCCAACTCTTTAATTTTAGCCGGAATTTCCGTTTCTCGTATCCAAACATTTTTTAATATGATATCGCGTCTGCAATTTTTTGGGGGATTTCCTAATTCAAAAACGGAGTTAATGAGAATTAAAAGAATGTCTAAAGTGCTGAAAAGAGTGGCAATGAAAAAGGCGTAGTGATACTGAATCCAGTCATATTGTGTATGAACAATCTCGTAGCCGCTAATATTGCAAGGGTAATTCTCGATATAAGTGATGCTTTGTTGTATACGGGATATTGCAGATGACACAGCAGAAGCTGAATAAAAAACTTCAATGTCGTAGATCTCGACTGGTGTTTCCTCTAAAGGTTTACAAGCATGGAAACTCCCTGTTTCTTTATATCCTTTCCAAATGACTGCTTGGGAAGCGTCCAATAAAGGCTTAAGATTATCGAGTAAAACTTCAAGTAAGTCTTTTTTCATTCCATTACCCATTTAACATTCCCCAATGTTCATGAATATCACTGTAGTAAAAAGCGATGTGTAACGTTTTCAATGTATCAATTATTCGCTTTAAGCTTGTTTTTTCGTTAGTTACCGACCTACCCTATTTGAGATGTCCTTACTCTGGCGAGCCATAGGGCTTCACATCAAAAATTCCCTTTTTACCGTTTGACAGCGTTACCTTTATTCGGTAATCGGAGAGAATTTCAAAGTCAATCAGGTCTGGAGTCATTATTATCCCTACTTCAGCGGTTCGATTTTAGGCGGTTCAGGAATCGGGTCGCCAAACTCCCGAGCCGTATCAATCCATAGGCGGATAGCCTCTTTCACATTTTCGAGAGCTAATTCCTCAGTATTCCCGTGAGCCATGCAGCCGGGCAACTCCGGCGCTTCCGCCACAAAAACTTCATCCTCATTGCTCCAGTATATGATGATTTCATACCTTTGCATCAACAGCTCACCTCCGAGAGAGACAATTCTTCTCATCATCTTTTATCAATATAATCACACGAATCAGTGGTTCAGACAATTTTTTCAGATAAAGTTCGAAAAATTCAAGCGGCGGCAATTAATCGTTGCCTCCACTTTTTTTATGGAGTAATTTACAATGTTTATCGTTTTACGTGAACCGGACAACCAACCAAAGAAAGCGTATGTTACCAGACCCATATCCATAGCGAAAGAGAACGAGGCGGATTTGCCATCCGCCAGAAAATACACCTGTTTTCCCGCGCCGAAGCTACGCCCGGGAGAGCGCAGCCGCCCAAGGGTGAAAATTCATGATCACCATGTATAGCTATAATATTGCCGAAGGCACCCTGGCGTGCCCGCAGATCGAAGAGCTGCCGGCGCTTTTCGAGGCCGAAAATGTCGATCTGTGGGTCGATCTCGAATCGCCCACCCATGAAGAAGCGGAGATTCTCAGCGCCGTCTTCGATTTTCATGAACTGGCCATAGAAGACTGTGTGGCCACGGAGAACGAGGAGGCGAAAATCGACGATTATGACAATTATCTCTTCCTGGTTTTTCACTCCATCCTTTTTAACAGCGAGAAACTGATTTTCGATTTCGATGAGCTCGATATGTTTTTCGGCGAGCACTACGTGGTGACCTACCACAAAAAACCTGTCATCGGCGTCAACCAACTGCGTAAGCGGCTGGAAAGGGACCTCGATTTCATGGCCCAGGGCACCGACGAGATCCTCCACGCCATCCTAGATGCACTGGTGGATAATTATGTGGCTTCAATAAAGAGGCTGGAGCGGACAATCTACAAGCTGGAGGCTGAAATCCTTGCCGAGGCTTCCCAGAAAACGTTCAACGAGCTCTTCCTGCTGAAACGGGGCCTTATCAATCTGCGTCGGATCATGACTCCCGCCGAGGAAGTGGTCGAACAGCTCGGCACCATGGAAAACGAGCTGATACAGGAAGAGAACAGGGTTTATTTCCAGGACATCCATGACCATATTTCCAGCATCCAGGGCCTTCTCCAATCCTACACGGAAATGGTCAGCGGCACCATGGATACTTATGTGAGCCTTACCACCCACCGTATGACCAATGTGATGCGGACGCTCACCATCATATCCACCATCCTGCTCCCGCAGACATTGATTGCGAGTATCTTCGGCATGAACCTGGACCTTCCGTTCCAGAAGAGTCCTCTGGGTTTCTATATTATCATCGGCATGGACGTTTTGATTACCGGGGGCATGCTCTGGTATTTCAAGATAAAGGACTGGTTCTGAGATGGAACCCCGGCAGAATCGTGATACGGTTGCGGTAACCGATCTCGGCGCCTACCGTGATAACCTGGCGAAAATCCTCCGGTATATCGGTCCGAAGGTGCTTCTCATGGCTGTGGTTAAAGCCAACGCGTATGGCCATGGCATGATTGAATGCAGCAGGACCGCGCTCCGGGCAGGCGCGTCCATGCTCGGGGTGGCCTACGCCGGGGAGGGAATCACCCTGCGCGAGGAGGGGATTACCGCGCCCATCCTGGTAATGGCAAGCGAATCGGATGAATATATCCCTGCGTACCTTGAGTATAATCTGACTGTGGGGCTTTCTTCATTCGCTGCGCTTGAAGCGCTCAGAAAGCACCTGAAACCTGAAACGCCAGCCTGCAGGGTGCATATAAAAGTCGATACCGGCATGGGAAGAGTTGGGTTACGTCCCTCTGAGGCGCCGCGGGCGCTGGAAATGATAAAAAATATCCCGGGAATCACCGCGGAAGGCATCTTTACCCATTTCCCTTCGGCGGACGAAGCGGAGCATGAGGATTTCTGCCGGGATCAGATAAGAGTATTTACCGGCCTTTTGAACGATTTAACGGCGAAAGGATTGCGGCCTCCCATCGCGCACATGTGCAATTCCGCCGGGACTCTGAAATTCCCGGAAGCGCACTTGGATCTTGTACGCACAGGCCTCATGTCCTACGGCCTCATTCCCTATCGCGGCAGCGAGAAGTGGTTCCCGCTTAAGCCGGTGCTTTCGTGGAAAAGCCGTGTGGCATTTATCAAAGAAGTTCCCGCCGGATTTACTGTTTCCTACGGCCGGACCTTTTCCACCAAACGGCCTTCACGGCTGGCTACAGTACCCGTTGGATATGCGGACGGTTACCGGAGATTTCTGTCGAACCGGGGAATGGCAGTCATCAATGGCGTGAAAGTCCCTGTTGCCGGAAGAGTCTGCATGGACCAGACTGTTTTCGATATAACCGATGCCGGGGATGTCAGGGTCGGCGATCCTGTCACACTTATCGGCCGGGATGGCTCCGCGTCGGTTACTGTGGAAAACCATGCAGCTCTGGGAGGAACGATCAGTCATGAAATTGTTACCGGAATCACCGGTCGAGTTTCTCGCGCCTTTATCCAAAACTCCTGACCGTATTACCGTGACCGGGGTGCAGACTCCTTTCGGTCCTTTCGTGATGGCCTCTTGTGGAGAAGCTCTCCTGCGGGCGCAGATGCATACTTCACTCCCTGCTTTTATTCAGGCTATTCGGGAGAAGTGGGATACCGAAGTCCGCATCGATGCCGGGCCGTTTCGGGAGGTGATTACACAGGTAGAGGAATATTTTTCGGGAAAACCTGTACAAATCCGGGCTGTGGTGAAGCCGCTGACAGATTCGGTTTTCACCCGCACCGTGCATGAATTTCTTGCCCGTATCCCATACGGAGAAACCCTTACATACCGTGAAATGGCTGAGGAGATAGGCAATAACCGGGCGGCACGGGCGGTTGGGGGAGCCTGCGGCAGAAATCCGGTGCTGCTTATCGTACCGTGCCACCGGGTTGTAGCCGCTCACGGGCTCGGTGGATTCGGCGCCGGGCTTGAGCTGAAAGAGCGCCTCCTCGATTTGGAAAAGAAATATCCTGCAAGATGATAATAATAATATTTTAAAATACTACTTGACATCCCCAAAACTCCTATTATCTTACTCCTACCTGCCTTTATATACGACACTTGATCTCCTGAATAAAATGTAGTTTTTTGAAAAAGACTCTAATGAGAATAATTATCATTTATCTAATATTGTTTCATATTTCTACTACACTAAGTTATTGCTCATTCGATATTAAAAAGATAAATGTAGAATGTGATATAATTAATACTTTTATATGTGATTTCAATAACGACCAAAATAAAGATATTATCACTCTAAAATCACCATTCTCTATTATTCTTTATAAGGGGAATGGGGATTTATCCTTCGATAAATATGCTGAATATACTGTAGATTTTACAAATTTTCTGATTTGTGATGATTTTAATAATGATGGTTATAATGATTTATTATTTAGAAATGGGATAATGCTTGGAGGAGTTGATGGAGTATTCGGTGAACAGAAAAGTGTTAATGTATACGGAGGGAATGCAATTTCTGCAGACTTTAACAAAGATGGGTTCCGTGATGTGTTAACGATATCAACCTTTGGCGATGAAATGCTTTTATTCATCAATAATGGTAATATATCTTTTTCAGTTCCAATATCCATCAAAATTGGTAGAATCAAAGGTATTATTCCTCTTTCAACCTGCGATTTTAATGATGATGGTTTTATGGATTTATTGATAGGATATTCTCTGCTAACTGATGAGTATGGAAATTATGTGCCAGAATATACTTATTGTACAGGCATTTTATTTGGCCCAATAAACGATGCGATTACTAGTAATTTTTATTCGCTATCAAAGAATGGGAAAAAGGGGAAAGTGTGTGATCTCAATAATGATCATTATCCTGATATAATTCTTATGGATAATATATTTGAAACATATTTAAATAATGGAAAAGGAATATTTAATTTAGCTTGGTCATATGAAAGCTCTGATTACAGATGGCAAGAGTCTAATCATCCTGTATTAATTGATGAAGATAAAGATGGCAAATCTGATATTCTTAGTTTTGGAAATAATACACCGGAAGGTAACTTTTCAAATAAGTATTCAATAATGACTGGAAAAGAAGATGGTACATTTAATAAAGAAGAGTTTTTTAATTATGATGGAAATGATGTAATTAATACAATAGTATCCGATATAAATAATGACAATAATGATGAAATACTTCTTTTGTGTACAGATGGAGTTTATATGTTAATATATGGTATAATAACAAATATAATATCAGAAAACGAACATATAATTATGAATAAAAGTTATGTCACCGTTTTCCCTAATCCCGCGAACCTCTTCACAACCATTACTTATTCAATTACCTTACCCTCGAAAGTAAGGCTGGACATCTTCTCGGTGACCGGCCAGAAAGTCCTTTCTCTGGTTGACGGTCATGTTAGCTCCGGTGTACATGCGGTGAAATTCGACGGCTCACAGTATGGTTCCGGCCTCTATTTCTACCGGTTCTCATCCGACAAATTCACCAAAACCGGCAAGATGCTGTTGTTGAAATAAACTCTCTTTGTCATTTCATAGAGCATTTTTGTTTAAAGCGCCTCATCATGGGGCGCTTTTTTATGCTCAAAAGGAATTGCAAAAACTCACCATGTTCACATATATTATTACACTGTAGATAAAATAAAATCGTGTTTGTTTAAAAAAAAAGAATAGACATAGAAATGCTATTATTATATCTGATGATTAGGATTCTATGAGCCTGAAAGATATTACCCTCGGACGATATATATATGGCACTTCTCTCCTGCACCAGTTGGACCCGCGCACGAAACTCGCGTCTATTCTATTGATCATGGCTGGTCTTTTTGCAAGAAATTCCTGGTATCCCCTGGAAATCGCCGGGCTGTATACGGCAATGGCGGCACTCCTGTCCGGTCTTCCGCTTTTCTATCTCATCAGAAGCCTTACACCGTTTAAATGGCTTATTATTCTTACTGTCGCGCTGAATGTGCTGTTCGTGGGCGGCCACATCCTGGTTGAAGCTCCACTTCCGTATGGCGGAATAACCTCAGAGGGTCTGAATAACGGCCTTCTTTTTGGCGCTCGCATAGCTCTCCTGGTGATTACCGCCTCACTGCTCACTCTGACAACTGAACCGGTTGTGCTGGTAGATGGGGTGGAAAAACTGCTCAAGCCTTTTTCACGGGTAGGACTGAACCCTCATGAAATAGCCCTCGCGATGGTAATCACCATCCGGTTCATTCCGGTTCTTCTGGATGAGGCGGTCAAAATCCGCAAGTCTCATGCCGCTCGGGGGCTGAGGCCGGTCGGGATTCGCGCCAACCTGAAATCCGTTTCTCTCCTGTTCCTGCCCCTTTTCACTTCTGCGGTGCACCGCGCCGAGGCTTTGGCGGTTGCCATGGAAAGCCGTTTGTACCGCAGCGATGTTAAGCGAACCAGATATAAAGAAATCTCCATGACCCGTAAGGACTGGGTTGTCCTGGCGGTGTCGCTGATGTTTGCCTTTATTATGGTGGTGTAAAAGCAATTTTTATTGCGTTTCTTTTTGAAATAGATGCCGAATCAAGTTCGGCATGACACGTGTCATCCTGAACTCGTTTCAGTATCTAATTCCAATCATTTTTCAAATTGACGTAAAACCTCACCCGCCCTTTGGGCACCCTCTCCTAATTAGGAGAGGGCCGGGGGGAGGTAAAAAATTGGAAATCATGCCATTTTGAACGCAAATTGGAATAAACACTCAATACTTACACAATTATTTCTTTCGTCATGGATAGAATCATACGCGGGGATTGTAGGGGTTCAGCATGCTGAACCCCTACCGAATGTAAAGAAAGAAATTTTATAATGCCGGAACGCACACTGAAAATAACCCTTGAATACGACGGCGCCCGTTTTTACGGTTGGCAGGTTCAACCGGGGAAACGCACGGTCCAGAGAGAGGTTGAGATAGCCCTCGGAAAGATACTCCACCATCCGGTGCAGCTCACAGTGGCGGGACGTACCGATGCAGGCGTTCATGCCGCGGGGCAGGTGATCGGATGCCGTATTTTTTCGGATATCGAGATCGACCGTCTGAAAAAGGCGCTGAACGGCGTACTCCCCCGTGATGTTGCCGTAGTCGAGATAGTCGAAGCCGCTCCGGATTTCCATGCCCGGTACGATGCGGTTTCAAGAACGTACCGGTACACGCTCTCCAATCGCAAGTGCGCTCTTGGCCGGTCTTATGTCTGGAAGGTTCGATACCCTCTTTCAAGGGAGCTTTTAGAGGAATCTACGAATCCCCTGGCGGGTCAATGCAATCTTCGGGGGTTTTCAAAAGAGAGTGAAAATGAAGATTATTCTACTATTATCTATAATAACCGGTGGATATTCACCGAAAATTTGATGATATTTGAGATAAGCGCCATACGGTTCTTTCACCATGCGGTACGGTGCATTGTGGGAAGCGCAGTTGAGGTGGGGCGGGGGAAAGAATCCCCGGATTTTCTAAAGAGAATTCTGGAGACCTGCGACCGTTCGCTTGCAGGGCCGACAGCTCCTGCAATGGGGCTCTGCCTGGTCAGTGTGGAGTATAATGGAGGAAAAGTAGATGCCGAAACGGTTTCACCGTTCCCGTGAAGCGGCAACAAGTTCTGCATGACACGTGTCATTAGGGATTTTCTTTTCCCTTTGCGCCTTTGTGACTGTTCTTAAAAGACTTGTGAAAAAGTCTAAATGCCTGTTATTTTCTTTTTACGCCGAAACTCACCCCCTAACCCCCTCTCTATCCTATAGAGGGGGAACCAGAAGGCTCGCAACGAGTTATCTCCTCTCTATTATAGAGAGGAGACCAAGAGGTGAGTTTAGAAAAAGCGGGGATTTTATTCAATAAAGTGTTTTTCACAGGAGTAATAAATGGATACATATCCTCCTTACGAAGATTATCGAGCCTTCAACCGGCCTAAAAGGAGATCGACTCTTACCCTGCTTCTGCTTTTTGTCCTGGGATTTGGCCTCGGAATGTTCTGGACAAGCCGGATTCAATCCACACAGAGAGTGGATACGGCGGTTAAGCCGGTGGCGGAGGCCCATGAACTGTCCAAAACCGACCTCCAGAATGCCATGAGCTACGACCGGCTGGTCATGGATGTAGCAAAGAAAGCCATGCCGGCTGTTGTTTCCATTCATACTGCTGTTTCCTTTGTCTATCGGTACAACGATCCTTTCTTCAACATGTTTTTCGGACCGCAGAGGGATGACATACCGGCTATGGGCTCCGGGGTGATTATCGGTCAGGACGGCATCATCATCACCAATAACCATGTCATCAGCATTCGAAATCAAATCGGCAGGCTTGATGTAATCCTTACAGACGGCAGGAAATTCAAAGCCAAGGTTATCCGCAACTTCCCGGAGCAGGACCTGGCGGTTCTTTCCATCGACGGCAATAATCTGCCTCACCTTGAAATCGGCTCCTCCGGCAGCCTTTCTACCGGGCAGACCGTGCTGGCCATCGGCAATCCGTTTGGCGACAGCATCACCGGCGGCCTTGCCGGA
This window of the Candidatus Latescibacter sp. genome carries:
- the alr gene encoding alanine racemase; its protein translation is MEPRQNRDTVAVTDLGAYRDNLAKILRYIGPKVLLMAVVKANAYGHGMIECSRTALRAGASMLGVAYAGEGITLREEGITAPILVMASESDEYIPAYLEYNLTVGLSSFAALEALRKHLKPETPACRVHIKVDTGMGRVGLRPSEAPRALEMIKNIPGITAEGIFTHFPSADEAEHEDFCRDQIRVFTGLLNDLTAKGLRPPIAHMCNSAGTLKFPEAHLDLVRTGLMSYGLIPYRGSEKWFPLKPVLSWKSRVAFIKEVPAGFTVSYGRTFSTKRPSRLATVPVGYADGYRRFLSNRGMAVINGVKVPVAGRVCMDQTVFDITDAGDVRVGDPVTLIGRDGSASVTVENHAALGGTISHEIVTGITGRVSRAFIQNS
- a CDS encoding type II toxin-antitoxin system HicB family antitoxin, which produces MQRYEIIIYWSNEDEVFVAEAPELPGCMAHGNTEELALENVKEAIRLWIDTAREFGDPIPEPPKIEPLK
- a CDS encoding trypsin-like peptidase domain-containing protein is translated as MDTYPPYEDYRAFNRPKRRSTLTLLLLFVLGFGLGMFWTSRIQSTQRVDTAVKPVAEAHELSKTDLQNAMSYDRLVMDVAKKAMPAVVSIHTAVSFVYRYNDPFFNMFFGPQRDDIPAMGSGVIIGQDGIIITNNHVISIRNQIGRLDVILTDGRKFKAKVIRNFPEQDLAVLSIDGNNLPHLEIGSSGSLSTGQTVLAIGNPFGDSITGGLAGGEPTVTRGIISAMKRNLTIDTDSGIRYYRNMLQTDAAINEGNSGGALIDLNGNLIGVNTAIISKSGGSVGIGFAIPSDRVKLILDHYRKNDDIGKWDTGLKIQDITREMARSLKFKEEGGAVILDVKRNSPADKSGLKINDIITGVNGFTINDSEELVSMFRGSVPGETFTLIIVRGGKKMNKELKLGAQ
- the corA gene encoding magnesium/cobalt transporter CorA; this translates as MITMYSYNIAEGTLACPQIEELPALFEAENVDLWVDLESPTHEEAEILSAVFDFHELAIEDCVATENEEAKIDDYDNYLFLVFHSILFNSEKLIFDFDELDMFFGEHYVVTYHKKPVIGVNQLRKRLERDLDFMAQGTDEILHAILDALVDNYVASIKRLERTIYKLEAEILAEASQKTFNELFLLKRGLINLRRIMTPAEEVVEQLGTMENELIQEENRVYFQDIHDHISSIQGLLQSYTEMVSGTMDTYVSLTTHRMTNVMRTLTIISTILLPQTLIASIFGMNLDLPFQKSPLGFYIIIGMDVLITGGMLWYFKIKDWF
- a CDS encoding Cthe_2314 family HEPN domain-containing protein gives rise to the protein MGNGMKKDLLEVLLDNLKPLLDASQAVIWKGYKETGSFHACKPLEETPVEIYDIEVFYSASAVSSAISRIQQSITYIENYPCNISGYEIVHTQYDWIQYHYAFFIATLFSTLDILLILINSVFELGNPPKNCRRDIILKNVWIRETEIPAKIKELERLINSYREPRHLLLHRGRMPNLPSNSEDSLLDYLSFYNVLIQARKNPFPPELISEAWDMECPGIIKCLKSKVKKINTSVTEVFDALLPYYLTIRERRSRQNCT
- the truA gene encoding tRNA pseudouridine(38-40) synthase TruA; its protein translation is MPERTLKITLEYDGARFYGWQVQPGKRTVQREVEIALGKILHHPVQLTVAGRTDAGVHAAGQVIGCRIFSDIEIDRLKKALNGVLPRDVAVVEIVEAAPDFHARYDAVSRTYRYTLSNRKCALGRSYVWKVRYPLSRELLEESTNPLAGQCNLRGFSKESENEDYSTIIYNNRWIFTENLMIFEISAIRFFHHAVRCIVGSAVEVGRGKESPDFLKRILETCDRSLAGPTAPAMGLCLVSVEYNGGKVDAETVSPFP
- a CDS encoding energy-coupling factor transporter transmembrane component T; this encodes MSLKDITLGRYIYGTSLLHQLDPRTKLASILLIMAGLFARNSWYPLEIAGLYTAMAALLSGLPLFYLIRSLTPFKWLIILTVALNVLFVGGHILVEAPLPYGGITSEGLNNGLLFGARIALLVITASLLTLTTEPVVLVDGVEKLLKPFSRVGLNPHEIALAMVITIRFIPVLLDEAVKIRKSHAARGLRPVGIRANLKSVSLLFLPLFTSAVHRAEALAVAMESRLYRSDVKRTRYKEISMTRKDWVVLAVSLMFAFIMVV
- a CDS encoding MGMT family protein; the protein is MKLLPESPVEFLAPLSKTPDRITVTGVQTPFGPFVMASCGEALLRAQMHTSLPAFIQAIREKWDTEVRIDAGPFREVITQVEEYFSGKPVQIRAVVKPLTDSVFTRTVHEFLARIPYGETLTYREMAEEIGNNRAARAVGGACGRNPVLLIVPCHRVVAAHGLGGFGAGLELKERLLDLEKKYPAR
- a CDS encoding FG-GAP-like repeat-containing protein; protein product: MRIIIIYLILFHISTTLSYCSFDIKKINVECDIINTFICDFNNDQNKDIITLKSPFSIILYKGNGDLSFDKYAEYTVDFTNFLICDDFNNDGYNDLLFRNGIMLGGVDGVFGEQKSVNVYGGNAISADFNKDGFRDVLTISTFGDEMLLFINNGNISFSVPISIKIGRIKGIIPLSTCDFNDDGFMDLLIGYSLLTDEYGNYVPEYTYCTGILFGPINDAITSNFYSLSKNGKKGKVCDLNNDHYPDIILMDNIFETYLNNGKGIFNLAWSYESSDYRWQESNHPVLIDEDKDGKSDILSFGNNTPEGNFSNKYSIMTGKEDGTFNKEEFFNYDGNDVINTIVSDINNDNNDEILLLCTDGVYMLIYGIITNIISENEHIIMNKSYVTVFPNPANLFTTITYSITLPSKVRLDIFSVTGQKVLSLVDGHVSSGVHAVKFDGSQYGSGLYFYRFSSDKFTKTGKMLLLK